The sequence below is a genomic window from Raphanus sativus cultivar WK10039 unplaced genomic scaffold, ASM80110v3 Scaffold2823, whole genome shotgun sequence.
gatgtaagTAACACGTTTCCCCCCCACATTCAACATTTAGGTTTCATATTGAAGTGAAAAaacctcttcttttttttaatatgataataatatgATATGATGGTGATGGGCAGTGTTGATCCTTTCTCCAAGAAGGATTGGTATGACATCAAGGCTCCCTCTAACTTCACTCACAGAAATGTCGGAAAGACACTTGTTTCCAGAACTCAGGGTACCAAGgtaaatttacttttaatctATAGCTTACTTGTGGAGAAAGTAATTAGCTTTTGGTTGGTTTCATTGGTGATATATAATAGTGTGGTTTGGGTGATTTCAGATTGCATCTGAGGGGTTGAAACACAGAGTTTTCGAGGTGTCTCTTGCTGATCTCAACAAGGATGAGGACCACTCTTACAGGAAGATCCGTCTCAGAGCTGAAGATGTCCAGGGCAGGAATGTCTTGACCCAGTTCTGGGTATGTTTCAAAGACAAGGCTTTTTGCTTTTGCAAGtagtttgaataaaaatgtAGAAACACTCTGGTATTGTAGGGTATGGATTTCACAACTGACAAGCTGAGGTCATTGGTGAAGAAGTGGCAGACACTGATTGAAGCTCATGTAGATGTGAAGACCACTGACAGTTACACCTTGAGGCTGTTCTGCATTGGTTTCACCAAGAGGCGTGCTAACCAGGTCAAGCGTACTTGTTATGCTCAATCCAGCCAAGTCCGCCag
It includes:
- the LOC130506030 gene encoding 40S ribosomal protein S3a-2-like translates to MAVGKNKRISKGRKGGKKKIVDPFSKKDWYDIKAPSNFTHRNVGKTLVSRTQGTKIASEGLKHRVFEVSLADLNKDEDHSYRKIRLRAEDVQGRNVLTQFWGMDFTTDKLRSLVKKWQTLIEAHVDVKTTDSYTLRLFCIGFTKRRANQVKRTCYAQSSQVRQIRRKMSEIMVKEASSCDLKELVAKFIPEAIGKEIEKATQNIYPLQNVFIRKVKILKAPKFDLGKLMEVHGDYTAEDVGVKVDRPDETVAEEPTEIIGA